A stretch of Carya illinoinensis cultivar Pawnee chromosome 14, C.illinoinensisPawnee_v1, whole genome shotgun sequence DNA encodes these proteins:
- the LOC122294724 gene encoding heavy metal-associated isoprenylated plant protein 4, with protein sequence MAAEDEKKEKEKDGKKEIVKEKVEEVINAVYRVNLHCQQCARDIKNPLMRTQGVHAVGADFEKGELKVKGAIDPVKMQKRIEKLSKKKVVLISPIVKAKESVTIEKKVKETKEPIVSTTSVKVHMHCDKCGQDLKKKLLMHKGIHSVKTDMKAQTLTVGGTIEPDKLLSYLKKKVNKHAEIISSKQAEKKEEKKEKDDQKVEGKPKEKPTEKAGDGKPSSTTESTKIIEVHKEDTKVVEVKAKEADTPYFIHYVYAPQLFSDENPNACSVM encoded by the exons ATGGCAGCGGAAGacgaaaagaaagagaaagaaaaagacggAAAGAAAGAGATCGTCAAAGAAAAAGTGGAGGAAGTGATCAACGCTGTTTACAGAGTTAACCTACATTGCCAGCAATGTGCACGCGATATCAAGAATCCTCTTATGCGCACACAAG GAGTTCATGCTGTGGGTGCTGACTTCGAGAAGGGTGAATTGAAGGTTAAAGGAGCGATCGACCCAGTTAAAATGCAGAAACGAATAGAGAAACTGAGCAAGAAAAAGGTTGTGTTGATATCACCCATAGTGAAGGCCAAGGAAAGTGTTACAATcgagaagaaagtgaaagaaactaaagaa CCAATTGTTAGCACAACATCGGTGAAAGTTCACATGCACTGCGACAAATGTGGGcaggacttgaagaagaagttgCTCATGCACAAAG GTATTCACAGTGTTAAGACTGACATGAAAGCACAAACTCTGACAGTTGGAGGTACCATTGAGCCTGATAAGCTACTATCCTACTTGAAAAAGAAGGTGAACAAACATGCAGAAATTATAAGCTCAAAACAAGCTGAGaaaaaggaggagaagaaagaaaaggatgaTCAGAAAGTTGAAGGTAAACCCAAAGAGAAACCCACCGAGAAAGCCGGTGATGGTAAACCCAGTAGTACTACTGAATCAACGAAGATTATAGAAGTTCATAAGGAAGATACAAAGGTTGTGGAGGTTAAAGCTAAGGAGGCCGATACtccatattttatacattatgTCTATGCTCCTCAATTGTTTAGTGATGAAAATCCAAATGCTTGTTCTGTAATGTAG
- the LOC122295072 gene encoding probable F-box protein At4g22030: protein MASLQSSTLLFSSSSSSSNKVNAAIHVPKLPRIPFSVSKMPTRDLVEELNARPIELKSLSSSSSTVNSQLYAVLEAVSDRVEMHKNVGEQRDNWNTLLLNSINMITLAASTLAGVAAMGGAGVPLLALKLSSALLYSAATGMLLIMNKIQPSQLAEEQRNAARLFTQLQTEIQTMLALRTPSQEDVKKVMENVLALDKAYPLPLLGAMLDKFPATFEPAIWWPENQCREENKSNEGRKQHYTKMEKNGWNEELEVEMRDIIQAVKTKDIEDYVRLGNLALKINKILAISGPLLTGIAAVSSAFVGNGSWAAIVAVTAGALASTVTTFEHGVQVGMVFEMYRNCAGFFRRLEESIEVTLEEGDLEKRENGKLFEMKVALQLGRSLSQLKELARKSASSHSHGTEVDEFASRLF from the coding sequence ATGGCTTCCCTACAATCTTCAACTCTGCtattctcttcatcttcttcctcttcaaataAAGTTAATGCTGCTATTCATGTCCCAAAACTTCCAAGAATTCCTTTCTCGGTTTCAAAAATGCCAACCAGAGATCTGGTTGAGGAACTGAACGCAAGACCTATCGAGTTGAAATCGTTAAGCTCCAGTAGTAGTACTGTGAATTCCCAGCTCTATGCTGTCTTAGAGGCCGTATCAGACAGAGTGGAGATGCACAAGAATGTTGGGGAGCAACGTGACAACTGGAACACCCTTCTTTTGAACTCCATAAACATGATAACTCTAGCTGCTTCTACCTTGGCCGGTGTTGCAGCGATGGGAGGCGCCGGAGTGCCGCTTTTGGCTCTGAAGTTATCATCCGCGCTCTTGTATTCTGCAGCCACCGGGATGTTGCTTATAATGAACAAAATCCAGCCTTCACAGCTTGCTGAGGAACAGCGTAATGCTGCAAGATTGTTCACGCAGCTCCAGACCGAAATCCAAACTATGCTTGCTCTTCGCACTCCTTCTCAGGAAGATGTGAAAAAGGTGATGGAAAACGTGTTGGCGCTTGACAAAGCCTACCCACTTCCCTTGTTAGGAGCCATGCTTGACAAATTCCCTGCAACGTTCGAACCTGCCATTTGGTGGCCTGAAAATCAGTGCAGAGAGGAAAACAAATCAAATGAAGGCCGGAAACAGCATTACACCAAGATGGAGAAGAATGGATGGAATGAAGAACTGGAAGTAGAAATGAGAGATATTATCCAAGCGGTGAAGACAAAAGACATTGAGGATTACGTAAGGCTAGGCAACTTGGCTTTGAAAATCAACAAGATTTTAGCCATCTCTGGCCCATTACTCACCGGCATTGCTGCCGTTAGCTCTGCTTTTGTGGGCAATGGATCGTGGGCAGCGATAGTTGCAGTGACTGCCGGGGCTTTAGCAAGCACGGTTACTACTTTTGAGCATGGTGTGCAAGTTGGGATGGTGTTTGAGATGTATAGAAACTGCGCTGGATTCTTCCGCCGATTGGAAGAATCGATCGAAGTGACGCTTGAAGAAGGAGATTTGGAGAAAAGAGAAAACGGGAAGTTGTTTGAGATGAAGGTGGCTTTGCAGCTAGGAAGAAGCTTGTCGCAGCTCAAAGAACTCGCCAGAAAATCAGCTTCTTCCCATAGCCATGGAACTGAAGTGGATGAATTTGCAAGCAGGCTCTTCTGA
- the LOC122293907 gene encoding agamous-like MADS-box protein AGL80, which translates to MARKKVNLAYITNDSVRKATFKKRKRGLLKKMRELSTLCSIQTCAIIYSPYHPEPEVWPSPLGVRSVIARFKSMPEAEQSIKMVNQESFLGQRITKAKDQLKKQQRESRELEMTQVMYKSLVGDQGLQNLGVEDLNDLGWLIEKTIEEIDERIKSLRE; encoded by the coding sequence ATGgcaagaaagaaagtaaatcTTGCATACATAACAAATGATAGTGTTAGGAAGGCCACTTTCAAGAAAAGGAAGAGAGGCCTGTTGAAGAAAATGCGTGAACTGAGTACCCTTTGTTCTATCCAAACATGCGCAATTATTTACAGTCCCTATCACCCAGAACCTGAGGTTTGGCCTTCCCCCTTGGGGGTACGAAGTGTGATTGCAAGGTTTAAGAGCATGCCTGAGGCTGAACAGAGCATAAAAATGGTGAACCAAGAAAGTTTTTTGGGGCAACGAATAACCAAAGCGAAGGACCAACTAAAGAAGCAGCAAAGAGAGAGCAGAGAGTTGGAGATGACCCAAGTCATGTACAAGAGCTTGGTTGGAGATCAAGGGCTGCAAAATTTGGGTGTTGAAGACTTGAACGACTTGGGATGGCTCATAGAGAAAACTATAGAGGAGATTGACGAGAGAATCAAGTCCCTTAGAGAATAA